One part of the Methanosarcinales archaeon genome encodes these proteins:
- the cas2 gene encoding CRISPR-associated endonuclease Cas2, producing MLVWVVYDIVENKIRKKVSDSCKNIGLYRVQKSVFLGELNANKRDSLALQCEELIDADVDSVYIFPMDEQSFKQVKLIGQAFNKDLVSDEVITMFF from the coding sequence ATGCTGGTCTGGGTTGTTTATGATATTGTTGAGAACAAGATACGGAAGAAAGTAAGTGATTCGTGCAAGAACATTGGACTTTACCGGGTGCAGAAAAGTGTATTCCTGGGGGAATTGAATGCGAATAAGCGTGATTCTCTGGCGCTTCAATGTGAAGAATTAATCGACGCTGATGTTGATTCGGTCTATATTTTCCCAATGGATGAGCAGTCTTTCAAGCAGGTAAAGTTGATAGGTCAGGCATTTAATAAGGACCTTGTCAGTGATGAAGTGATCACAATGTTCTTTTGA
- the cas4 gene encoding CRISPR-associated protein Cas4 has translation MEDRETIITISDVLEYLFCPRFIYYMYCLDIPQHEEQRFKVLKGREVHETRRMTNQEYVRKKLYCIRKERSVFIASRENHIKGIVDEVLFLEDGTAAPLEYKYAEFKDKVFKTYKFQLVLHGLMIKENYNIEVNRGYICYIRSNNLVKQIDFTPSDFMKGVEIVESVIDIIDKGEYPKTSRNLRKCIDCCYRNICV, from the coding sequence ATGGAAGATAGAGAAACGATCATTACGATATCTGATGTACTGGAGTACCTGTTTTGCCCTCGTTTTATTTATTACATGTACTGTCTTGATATCCCTCAACATGAAGAACAGCGGTTCAAGGTTCTGAAGGGCAGGGAGGTGCATGAAACCAGGAGAATGACAAATCAGGAATATGTAAGGAAGAAGCTCTATTGTATAAGAAAGGAGCGAAGTGTGTTTATTGCGTCCAGGGAGAATCATATTAAGGGAATTGTGGATGAAGTGTTATTCCTTGAGGACGGTACTGCTGCTCCGCTGGAGTATAAATATGCTGAATTCAAGGATAAGGTTTTTAAGACTTATAAGTTCCAACTTGTGCTGCACGGTCTGATGATAAAGGAGAACTACAACATTGAGGTGAACAGGGGTTATATTTGCTATATCAGGAGTAATAATCTGGTTAAGCAAATTGATTTCACACCATCTGATTTTATGAAAGGTGTTGAAATTGTTGAGAGCGTAATCGATATTATAGATAAGGGAGAATATCCTAAAACTTCAAGAAATTTAAGAAAATGCATTGATTGCTGTTACAGGAATATTTGTGTTTGA
- the cas1 gene encoding CRISPR-associated endonuclease Cas1 — MQLVLNTRGSYLKKNRNCFLVKTDEKSFEVSADKVDSILITTSATITTDAVKFAVENNIDIVFLDHFGDPYGRVWHSKLGSTVLIRRRQLEVSDQPAGFDMAKEWMLIKIDNQINFLKDLKKNRPEMKDTIQGYITDIETLRVDLAVMKGTLDEQRGRVMGLEGMASRTYFAALNAVMPDRWKFAGRSRNPAADEFNCLLNYGYGVLYSMVEKSCIIAGLDPYVGFIHTDNYNKKSLVFDLIEMYRIHADRTVLNLFAKKQVKEDQFDTIPNGLTLNKDGKAVLIQAINERFDRTKSYHGRNIKVRNTLQYDCHRIANNLIR; from the coding sequence ATGCAACTCGTACTAAACACCCGCGGTTCATACCTTAAAAAGAACAGGAACTGCTTCCTGGTAAAAACCGATGAAAAATCCTTCGAAGTATCGGCAGATAAAGTGGATTCCATACTCATCACTACATCAGCCACTATCACCACCGATGCCGTGAAATTCGCAGTGGAGAATAACATCGATATTGTATTCCTTGACCACTTTGGCGACCCATACGGCAGGGTATGGCATTCCAAGCTGGGCAGCACAGTGCTCATCCGCCGGCGCCAGCTTGAGGTATCTGACCAGCCTGCCGGATTTGATATGGCAAAGGAATGGATGCTGATAAAAATTGACAACCAGATCAATTTTCTAAAGGATTTGAAAAAAAACCGGCCTGAAATGAAAGATACAATTCAGGGATATATCACTGACATTGAAACTCTCAGGGTCGACCTGGCTGTCATGAAAGGCACCCTTGATGAACAGCGAGGTCGGGTCATGGGGCTGGAAGGGATGGCTTCAAGGACATACTTTGCTGCCCTGAACGCTGTCATGCCTGACAGGTGGAAGTTTGCGGGCAGGAGCCGCAACCCGGCTGCAGACGAGTTCAACTGTTTACTGAACTATGGATATGGCGTGCTGTATTCAATGGTGGAAAAGAGCTGCATAATTGCGGGACTGGACCCATATGTGGGTTTCATACATACAGACAATTACAATAAGAAATCACTTGTTTTCGATCTGATCGAGATGTACCGGATCCATGCTGACAGGACGGTTCTAAATCTGTTCGCAAAAAAACAGGTAAAAGAAGATCAATTTGATACAATCCCAAACGGATTAACACTTAATAAAGACGGTAAAGCTGTGCTTATTCAGGCCATCAATGAACGGTTTGACAGGACAAAAAGTTACCACGGCAGGAACATCAAAGTAAGGAATACTCTTCAATATGATTGCCACAGGATTGCGAACAATTTGATCAGGTGA